From a region of the Helianthus annuus cultivar XRQ/B chromosome 5, HanXRQr2.0-SUNRISE, whole genome shotgun sequence genome:
- the LOC110938460 gene encoding putative F-box protein At1g67623 yields MGIPKKSRKITNSLSVCKHEEKRVCTLVHQSTRTIGSLPKDLLIDVLARVASSSLTGLFSAKLSCKEFLESTKDDYIFQHISLDKFPVTEWSPLSQREYYFLSHCFIKGNPESLFRQGMIEYFKQVNVNFGLEFLKRAVEKGHPEATYVYGMILLLGGDQSSQQGLNLLNSMNCSRSRHWNVRECREKIDTILSQMWINNRIALEKVNTKCQERDHVIHFEKRGWSLDEDMEISSCPTCLWYRELVYFCRIMNVIV; encoded by the exons ATGGGTATTccaaaaaaatcaagaaaaatcacCAATAGCTTGAGTGTTTGTAAACATGAAGAAAAACGAGTTTGTACACTCGTTCACCAATCAACAAGGACCATCGGATCACTTCCTAAGGATCTTTTGATTGACGTTCTTGCCCGAGTTGCATCATCTTCGTTAACGGGTCTTTTTAGCGCCAAATTAAG TTGCAAGGAATTTCTCGAATCTACAAAAGATGACTATATCTTTCAACATATTTCACTCGACAAATTTCCAGTAACTGAGTGGTCTCCATTAAGTCAAAGAGAGTATTATTTCTTAAGTCATTGTTTCATAAAAGGAAACCCCGAGTCACTATTTAGACAAGGAATG aTCGAGTATTTCAAGCAAGTTAATGTCAACTTTGGGCTAGAGTTTTTGAAAAGGGCGGTTGAGAAGGGACATCCAGAGGCGACATATGTGTACGGAATGATTCTTCTTTTAGGTGGGGATCAATCTAGTCAACAAGGATTAAATCTTTTGAATTCCATGAATTGTTCAAGATCAAGGCATTGGAATGTGCGAGAGTGCAGAGAGAAAATTGACACGATATTAAGTCAAATGTGGATCAACAACCGGATTGCTCTAGAAAAAGTCAACACAAAATGCCAAGAACGAGATCACGTCATTCATTTTGAAAAGAGGGGTTGGAGTTTAGATGAAGATATGGAAATTTCAAGTTGTCCTACATGTTTATGGTATCGGGAGCTTGTTTATTTTTGTAGAATCATGAATGTTATTGTTTAA
- the LOC110938461 gene encoding F-box protein SKIP27 codes for MALKQNLEFGLVKRTSSFGRKRILILNHMDFDSVDVSYVTTPRKKQFVENCCEKSLLEALPQEILIKILCGVEHDDLKRLFHVSKPIREAVVIAKKWYFEYSTPKKIPAFRCSLNMEEFPSSDFNFDEIKTPNAPKQMRIHRPRGGICVSLFSLSP; via the exons ATGGCACTTAAGCAAAATCTAGAGTTTGGGTTAGTGAAACGTACAAGTTCATTTGGTAGAAAGAGGATTTTGATTTTGAATCATATGGATTTTGATTCGGTTGATGTTAGTTATGTTACTACACCTAGAAAGAAGCAGTTTGTTGAAAATTGTTGTGAAAAATCTTTGCTTGAAGCTCTTCCTCAAGAAATATTG ATTAAGATATTGTGTGGAGTGGAACATGATGATTTGAAGAGGTTGTTTCATGTATCTAAACCAATAAGAGAAGCT GTTGTGATTGCAAAGAAATGGTATTTTGAATATAGCACACCAAAAAAGATCCCAGCTTTTAGATGTTCATTAAACATGGAGGAGTTCCCATCAAGCGATTTCAATTTCGACGAAATCAAAACTCCGAATGCTCCAAAACAAATGCGAATTCATCGTCCTCGTGGCGGTATATGTGTGTCCTTGTTTTCCTTGTCCCCATGA